The Acidobacteriota bacterium sequence TCGAAGCGGAATACCACGTCGGCGAGCCTGCACGCTTCACGCGGTATTACCGTGAGGGAGACCGGCCCCTCGGTGAGCTTTATGTCCGTTTCTTCGTCACTGGTCGGCCCGATGTCGACCACCGTCTCAAAGAGGTTGAGGTCAAGGCTAAGGCGTTTGAGTTCGTCGAGCAACTGGCGGCGGGTGAAGCGGCGGCCGAGCAGGCCGGCGGTGATCCGATCGGCCAGCCGGCGGTCGGCGGTCGCGACCTGGACCTCGTCTATCCGTCGCGACAGCGTGTCGCGGCGGCGGTGCAGCAGGATTGCAATGCTGTCCGCGGCCTCGAGGCCGGCCCGATACCCAAGCTCGATGAGGGAATCCCGATGCTTGAAGTCCATGGTCGTGAACTCGTCGGGGCAGGGCTCGATGACGATATCAGCGCGACTGAGCTGGTCGGCCAGTTTATCGGCGGTCATGATCGTCGTCACCTGGCCGGCGATATCGACCGGGGTCACGAGTTCTTCCCTGGCCACCAGCGGAGTGGTCGTGTTCACGGCCACGACCAGCGCCGATGTGTCACCCATGCGGCGGACGATGTCAACCGGCACCGGTGTCACCATGCCCCCATCCATCAGGAGACGCGGTCCCTGCTCGACGCCGGTGAAGGCCAGGGGAAACGCCATGGTGGCCCGCATCGCATTGATGACGGACCCGCTGTCCAGGACTACCTCCTGGCCGCTGACAACGTCGGTGGCAATCGTTTTAAAGGGTATGGGGAAGCGGCCGAAGTCATTCCCGGCCACGTAACTCGCTCTGTTGGTCAACGAGGTCAGCAGGGTGGTGACTTCCTGCCCCGTTGTCAGGCCTCTGGGGATGTACGGGGTAAAACCGTCAAAGCGCACGGCCAGGATATGGTGCTCCCGGCCCTGACGCTTGGTGAGAAACATGGACGTACGATTGGGTTCGTTGCTGAGCAGCGACCCGAAATCGATCTTGCCGATTTCCTCGGTGAGCGCGGCCGAACTGTAGCCACAGGCGTACAGGCCGCCGACAATGCCGCCAATGGATGTCCCGGCTATGGCGGTTATGCAGATGTTGCGCTGCTCGAAGGCTCGCAGTATACCGACGGCCGCGAGCCCGCGAGCCCCGCCGCCCGAGAGAGCCAGTTTGATGCTCAAAGGTTCGCTGTCAGAATGGAGATCGGTACCGTGCAGACCGCCGATGACGATCCGCTCGGCGGCGGCGGGTCCGCAAACCGCAAGCAGTAAGACTAAAAGGAGCCTGCCAGCGACAGATTTCACTTGCCAAATCAGCCTGACCGTAAATTCATTGTGCTCGTCGTCACGCACGGGAAATAAAACGTGTCCATCACGCGAGCGGAATTAAAAAATCTGAAATCGCTCGGCACCAGGAAGGGACGGGCCGAAAACCGACTGTTTGCCGCCGACGGGGTCAGGCTGCTGGAAGAGGCGTTGCGGCACCGGTTCCGGCCGCGGACACTGTACTATGCTCCCGCTCTGCTCTCCGAGAGAGCAAGGCGGCTGGTCGACGATTTCGCTTCGGTGGGCGTGCCCACCGTGATACTGTCCGCCCGGGAGATGCAATCGGCTGCGGCGACGCGGGCCCCACAGGGTGTTCTCGGCGTTTTTGATCTGCCTGAGCAAGGATACGCACAACTTCAGAGGCCGTATCCTCGTAGGATTCTACTGGTCGAAGGCCTGTCCGACCCTGGCAACCTCGGCACCCTGATGCGTTCAGCCCTGGCTTTCAAGTTCGAGTTGTTGCTTCTGGCCGGGGCCTCGGCTGAAGCGTACGCTCCGAAGGTGGTACGGGCTTCGGCGGGCGCGATTTTTGGCCTTCCCGTGATGCGCCTTTCGCCGGACGAGGTGTGGGCGCTGATGCGAGCGGGGCGGTTTACGTTGATAGGCACGGCACAACAGGGTTGTGGGGAGTTCAAAAAGTTGGAATCGGCGGTGAAACATCGCAGGTTCATTGTCGCTGTCGGGTCGGAAGCCGAGGGTTTGTCAGCGGATACCCTGGGGCATTCCGACCTGTTGTGGCGCGTCAGCCATTCGACGGCGGTGGAATCGTTAAACGCGGCCGTGGCCGGGTCGATAGTAATGAAGCAGGTGTATGATGTCTGGCAGTGAGACAGCAGTGCGTATTGCAGGAATCTTCAGCCTTGTCGCTTTGATCGGGCTGTTGGCGGCCGACCGGGGGGCGGCCCAGGAAGTCGTCGAGAAAAGCAAGGGGCTTTATGCTACGAGAGAGTTAACGACGCGGGCGCCGATGGGGCCGGATGACCGGCTGCTGGTGCGATCGGCGGTGCATTTGAGCGGCTCGATTGTCCTTAAGGCGGCGGAGCAGGACGAGGTTGTCATCAGGTATACGATACAGGCTAAAACGGATACCCGCTCCAAGGCCATGGACTACATTGATCTCATCTCGGTCTCGCTTGACCAGTTACCGAATCAAATCCGGCTGGATATGCGGTCACCCAACCCGGCGCCGTGGCACCCCCAGTATGAGTCGGGCATCGTAGAGATGGAGGTCGCCCTGCCGAAGCGCTGTTTCGTCGAGGTGGAGGCTAGCTACTTCGACATCACGGCGCGGGGCCCGTTCAAAGGTTTCGTGGTGCTGTCATCTCTGGGGAGGATGGATATCTCCGACGTGACGGAACGGTTGGAGTTGTCCACCGCCAACCGTCGCGTAAACGTCGAGCGCATCACCGGCTTTGTAAGTGTGGCCACAACCAACTCCCTGCTCCAGGCGAACGATATCGTGGGGGAAGGGGCACAGGCGAAATTCCGCAACGACGGCGGGGACATCAAGATCGTCGGCTTCAGGGGGTCGATCAACGTCAGGAACCGGTACGGCCGCATCAGCGTCTCTGACTTCCAGCCTCGCGGCACGGGTAACTTCATACGCGGATCTTCAGGCCCCATTATCCTCGACATTGTCGACATGCCCTCCGGCCAGCTCGTTGTCAACAATCGTCATGAAGACATCGAGATTACGATACCGGATACGCTCCAGGCCTTTCTTTCGCTCGCCGTTGGTGAAGACGGTGTGATTGAGGCCACCAGCTTTCCCTTCACCACTGACCTGGTACAGCGCAATCGGCTTAACCTGCTCTCGGGCGACGGCCGGGTTGAAATCAGCAGTTCGATACGGGGACAGGGTAACATTTACATCAGAGGCGTCAAGGGAGAGTAGGCATGCACATGCTGGCGGGAGCGGCGGTTCAGGTGCTGACGTCGCTGGTTTTGCTGGCGACGGCACCATTGCCGCCGGAAAAAGTCGATCGCATAATGGCCCTGGACGGTGTGTTCTATTACCAGCCGGCGGCGTCGGTGTTCGGTGCGGAAGCGGCGTGGGTGAATCCAGGGGCTTTGGGCCGGTACCGTTCCTCCAGCCTGCTGCTGATGGCCGACTACCACGAAGGCCGCTACGGCCGGAGTTGGGGGACATGTCTCAGCCGTGACGGACTGGCGGTCGCCTACCGCACCGTCTACAACCCTTCGGGCAGCGACGTCAGGGAGTGGATCTTCTCCGGCGGTGTGCCCATCGGCCAGCGCGTGCATCTGGGGGTCTCGTACCGGTACTTCACGGGTGGTCCCGACTATTACAACAACCGGCATCTGTGGAACGTCGGCGTTGTTGGCCTGGCGCGGGGGCCGTTTGCCTTTGGCGCGGTCCTTTCCAACCTCAACCGGGGCAGAGTGGCCGGATCGCGCACCGAGATCGAGCAGCGGTACTCAGTTGCGTATCGGCCGTTCGGCCCCAAGCTGACGGCTGCGGTCGACCTTACGCTCTCGACCGGAACGCGCCTGGGCAACGCCGATTACGTGTATCACGCCGAGTACACGCCGATCCCGGGACTGTACCTCAACGCCGCGGCGGATTCCGACAGGAACTTCCAGTTCGGGTTTCGGGCCAATCTGCTCAAGTATTTTGTGGCTCAGAGGAGCCGTTTTGACAATCGCGGCCACGGCGGTCGCACCACGGCCATCCTCGGGCTGGTCCAGCATCGCCAGCCGTCGCTGATTCCGGAACCCCGGCGACGGCTTTTCCTGGGCGTGGCCGGTCGGCCCGCCGAGAACCCCCCTCGGCCCGTCTTTGGACGGAAGGAAATCGCCTTCGCACAACTGATCACGACCATATACCGGGCGGCTGACGACCCGTCCGTCGGCGAGTTCGTCATCGCCCTCCGCGGCCTGGCAGTCGGCTTTGGTCAGGCGCAGGAGCTCCGCCGCGCGCTGTCGTTCTTCAGGTCGAGGGGCAAGCGCGTAGTCTGCCATGTAACCTCACCGAACAACATCGGGTACTACGTGGCCTCGGCGGCGAATCAGATACTCATCCCGCCGGTGAGCCGGCTGCATCTGGTCGGTCTCAGGGCGGAGTTGACTTTTTATGCCGGCACCCTGGACAAGCTTGGCGTTTCCGTCGAGTTGCTGAAAGTGGGTGAATACAAGACAGCCGCTGAACGGTACGCTGGTTCGGCCTCGAGCCCGGAGAACCGTCAGCAGGTCAACCGCCTGCTGGATGATCTGTACGAGCAGTTGGTTGAGGCCATCGCCCTCGGTCGCGGCCTGACTCCCGATTCGGTGAGACGGATCATAGACAACGGACCGTTTACATCGGCTGAGGCGCTGCAGTACGGCCTGGTGGACGGGCTGAGCTACCGGGAGGACCTGGCGGCGAACTACCTGCATCCCGTGCCGGCTGTCTCGTTTCGAGGTTACGTGGCCGACACGGTGATGAACGACGGCTGGGAGCCGGTTCCGGTTCTGGCACTGGTGGTGGCGGAGGGTGAGATTTCCTCGGATGCCGGTGATACTTCCCCGCTGGGAGTGCCCCGGGACATAACCCCGGCAAAGATGAAGAAGGCCTTCACGAGTGCCCGTGGCAACCGTGACGCTAGGGCCATCGTCTTTCGCCTGAACTCGCCGGGCGGCTCGGCCCTGGCCAGTGATGCTATCCTGTTTGAGGCCGGGCGTGCGGCAGAGGACAAGCCGCTGTTCGTGTCCATGAGCAACGTTGGTGCGTCCGGCGCCTATTATGCCAGCATGTCAGCCGACCGCATTTTCGCCAACCCCGCGACCATCACCGGTTCGATCGGTATCTATGGCGGCAAGGCGGACTTCAGCCGGTTGTACGAGAAGATCGCCCTTGGCCGGGAACTGTATACAAGGGGGAAATTCGCCGGGATGCTGAGCACGACACGCCCGTTTACGGAAGAAGAGCGAGTCAGGTTTCGTTCGCACCTGAGTGCGTTCTACGATCATTTCCTGGAGTTGGTCGCAGAGAACCGTCGCCTGGCCATTGACTCGGCGGACGTCATCGCTCGCGGCCTGGTCTGGACCGGTCGGGAGGCGCTGGCCAACGGGTTGGTCGACGAACTTGGCGGCCTGCATGAGTCTCTGGAGTATGCCGCCGAGAGGCTCGGCCTGTCCGACTACCGGATAGCCATTTACCCGCGGATACGGCCGCTGTTCACCCTGCCCGGCGGCTCTTTGCTCAGGAGACTGGTCGAGTTCTTCGGCCTGCGTTCACCCGCAGAGACATTGACGAGAGACCTGGAGATGGTCTCCGGCGGCGAGTACCTTCTGGCCAGGATGCCGTTTGACATTGAGATAGAGTGACCGGCCGTATAGCGGGCAAAAAAAACCCGCCGTTTCCGGCGGGTTTCTGAATCCTCAACCGTCGAAGCCGACATATTTCTGCTGCCAGCCGGTGCGTTGGAACACTCTCACGGCCGGAGTTTCCGGCGGCATATTGGCCGGGTTGTCAAGGTCGGTGTCGTAGCTCCAGTTACGGATCGGTGGTGAGTAGTAGGTGCCGTTCCAGAGGCCGTCGGCCTGTGCCGACGTCCACAGGTTGACCATTGATCCCGACCAGTTGAAGGCCGTGCCCGTCCAGGTTTCCAGAAAGCGCGGAAGGTTCTCGAAACCGCCGCTGTAGTCGGAGGCCGTGGTTTCCACGTTCCCCGTCATGATCGAGGCGTTGACGGTTGTACTCACCGCCACTCGGGCGTCCTTTGAGCCTGTGCTCAGGCCATCCGCCCACGACCCGGAGAGAAACGTAACGGCATCGCCCATAATAGCCGCGGGTTGCTTGCTGACCGAGTTGAAATCCCCCTCCGTGTAGACGGGATTCTCCGAGGCAATCGTCAGGCCGGCGCCCAGTTGCGACCCGTTCTGAATCCGCAGGGCGGGGAAGTCGTTGGTGCCGGTGATCTTCTCCGAGCAATAGATGACACCGTTGGCCGGAGCGTAACCCTCGGCGTACAGCTTCTGTATGTCCAGTTCGGTGGCGTCGACCCACGAGGCCTCGCGCTGGTCATAAAAGGCGTCACTGGTGAACGTGATAATCCCCTTGGAGGTCATGTCAGCCGTCACGTCCACCCAGAGGCCGGCAAGGTACTGAAAGGCTTTGTTGTCAATAACTTTCAGGCTTGCCTTGTGCTCGTACGAGTCCGGGTTGCTGCCGCCCGGTTCGATGATCTTATGCGGGTCACCGCCGGTGGTGCTCAACGGAAGGTTCAGGTCGGTCTGCCCATGGGCCGCGTCCTGAACCCGGCCCTGCCAGCGGGCCACGGAAGAGTCGTACCAGTGTGCGTCGCTCGATTCCAGCCAGCCCGCTCCCTCCTGCATGGAAACGTAGTTACCGTAGGCATCCTTGACCTGTACGTCGCCGGTGCCCACTGCGCCCGGTCCTTTTCGACCGTGGAGTATATTCCCCGATGCGGTAACGTAGCTGTCCATCCGGAGAAGCGAGTTGGCCTGAAGATACATGTCTCCGTTGCAATGCACGCGGCCGATCAGCGACATGTCGGGTCCGGGAGCGATCTCCAGGTCATTGCCGTAGAAGACGGCGAACTGAAAGATGGGCACGAGGGCCGTTTCGAACGACTGGGTCATGATGAGCTTGGCGCGCTCGATGGCGCTGCTGGCGACCGAGTTGACGGTAAAGGACTTGACGAGGGCGTGCAGGCCGGCCAGGGAGCCCGTCCCGAGCCTTCGCTGGGCGGCGGGTCCGTCGTCCACCGTCATATAAGTCACTCGGCAGTGGTTTACCGAGTCCGTTCCGGACGGCATGGTCGTCGGCGGAACCCCGGTGGTTTCATACTGAGACTGCAGGTTGGCGGCGGCGCACTCCAGGCCGGTCTCGGCCGCGTAGAACGCGCGCATCTCCTGCATTTCGTTGCTGGCGACCTGTACCTCGTCATCGGACGTCGACAGGGCCGCGAGCCCGATCAGAGTCAGCATGCCTACCATGATCAGCGCAATCAGAGTGGCAAACCCACGCTGCGAACACAAACGAGTCGATTTCATTGTCTTCACCTGCCTTTATACCCCGACGTTTCGAAGGTTGACGGACGAGGTGTAGGTTCTGGTCCGGTAGGGGTCTTGAGCGTTATCCTGGTTAGGCTGATCGGATCGGGCCGTAACTGAAATGATGACCTCGCGGATGTGTTTTGACAGCAGCGGTGTCATCACGACCACTCCGTTGCTCAGCCGGTATGTAAACTGCAAATCGGCGATATTCTC is a genomic window containing:
- a CDS encoding RNA methyltransferase yields the protein MSITRAELKNLKSLGTRKGRAENRLFAADGVRLLEEALRHRFRPRTLYYAPALLSERARRLVDDFASVGVPTVILSAREMQSAAATRAPQGVLGVFDLPEQGYAQLQRPYPRRILLVEGLSDPGNLGTLMRSALAFKFELLLLAGASAEAYAPKVVRASAGAIFGLPVMRLSPDEVWALMRAGRFTLIGTAQQGCGEFKKLESAVKHRRFIVAVGSEAEGLSADTLGHSDLLWRVSHSTAVESLNAAVAGSIVMKQVYDVWQ
- a CDS encoding S49 family peptidase, which encodes MHMLAGAAVQVLTSLVLLATAPLPPEKVDRIMALDGVFYYQPAASVFGAEAAWVNPGALGRYRSSSLLLMADYHEGRYGRSWGTCLSRDGLAVAYRTVYNPSGSDVREWIFSGGVPIGQRVHLGVSYRYFTGGPDYYNNRHLWNVGVVGLARGPFAFGAVLSNLNRGRVAGSRTEIEQRYSVAYRPFGPKLTAAVDLTLSTGTRLGNADYVYHAEYTPIPGLYLNAAADSDRNFQFGFRANLLKYFVAQRSRFDNRGHGGRTTAILGLVQHRQPSLIPEPRRRLFLGVAGRPAENPPRPVFGRKEIAFAQLITTIYRAADDPSVGEFVIALRGLAVGFGQAQELRRALSFFRSRGKRVVCHVTSPNNIGYYVASAANQILIPPVSRLHLVGLRAELTFYAGTLDKLGVSVELLKVGEYKTAAERYAGSASSPENRQQVNRLLDDLYEQLVEAIALGRGLTPDSVRRIIDNGPFTSAEALQYGLVDGLSYREDLAANYLHPVPAVSFRGYVADTVMNDGWEPVPVLALVVAEGEISSDAGDTSPLGVPRDITPAKMKKAFTSARGNRDARAIVFRLNSPGGSALASDAILFEAGRAAEDKPLFVSMSNVGASGAYYASMSADRIFANPATITGSIGIYGGKADFSRLYEKIALGRELYTRGKFAGMLSTTRPFTEEERVRFRSHLSAFYDHFLELVAENRRLAIDSADVIARGLVWTGREALANGLVDELGGLHESLEYAAERLGLSDYRIAIYPRIRPLFTLPGGSLLRRLVEFFGLRSPAETLTRDLEMVSGGEYLLARMPFDIEIE
- a CDS encoding PilX N-terminal domain-containing pilus assembly protein, translated to MKSTRLCSQRGFATLIALIMVGMLTLIGLAALSTSDDEVQVASNEMQEMRAFYAAETGLECAAANLQSQYETTGVPPTTMPSGTDSVNHCRVTYMTVDDGPAAQRRLGTGSLAGLHALVKSFTVNSVASSAIERAKLIMTQSFETALVPIFQFAVFYGNDLEIAPGPDMSLIGRVHCNGDMYLQANSLLRMDSYVTASGNILHGRKGPGAVGTGDVQVKDAYGNYVSMQEGAGWLESSDAHWYDSSVARWQGRVQDAAHGQTDLNLPLSTTGGDPHKIIEPGGSNPDSYEHKASLKVIDNKAFQYLAGLWVDVTADMTSKGIITFTSDAFYDQREASWVDATELDIQKLYAEGYAPANGVIYCSEKITGTNDFPALRIQNGSQLGAGLTIASENPVYTEGDFNSVSKQPAAIMGDAVTFLSGSWADGLSTGSKDARVAVSTTVNASIMTGNVETTASDYSGGFENLPRFLETWTGTAFNWSGSMVNLWTSAQADGLWNGTYYSPPIRNWSYDTDLDNPANMPPETPAVRVFQRTGWQQKYVGFDG